A single genomic interval of Flavihumibacter rivuli harbors:
- a CDS encoding Gfo/Idh/MocA family protein, with translation MPYRFAIVGCGHIAKKHAAEIASRGELVAVCDIVPEAAAILASGTQASIYDDITTLLASEKVDILVVSSPNGLHPAHTIAGLKAGCHVLCEKPMAIHSADARAMVEVAKDTGRQLFVVKQNRFNAPVLFVKKLLDTNQLGKIHAFQVNCFWNRPARYFSESQWRGSLELDGGPLFTQFSHFIDLVCWWMGDVAEIIAARGGNFLHYGLIDFEDTGTVVLEMENGAQGTIQYSLNTFQKNMEGSITLFGEKGTVKIGGAYLNELTWFEVEGLNQPELESSPLPNQYGFYQGSMQNHSKVYDSVIRSIEGNGAAYMDPAEGVLSVQLIEEIYFKMRR, from the coding sequence ATGCCCTATCGTTTCGCCATAGTAGGATGTGGACATATTGCCAAAAAGCATGCCGCAGAGATTGCCAGCCGTGGTGAGCTGGTGGCGGTCTGTGATATTGTCCCTGAAGCTGCTGCCATCCTGGCCAGTGGAACCCAAGCCTCCATTTATGATGACATTACCACCCTTTTGGCTTCTGAAAAGGTGGATATTCTGGTTGTCAGCAGCCCAAATGGACTGCATCCCGCCCATACCATAGCTGGGTTAAAGGCTGGTTGCCATGTACTTTGCGAGAAGCCCATGGCCATCCATTCCGCCGATGCAAGGGCCATGGTTGAGGTTGCCAAGGATACTGGCCGCCAATTGTTTGTAGTTAAACAGAACCGCTTCAATGCCCCTGTTTTGTTTGTTAAAAAATTATTGGATACCAACCAGTTGGGAAAGATCCATGCCTTCCAGGTGAACTGTTTTTGGAACCGTCCGGCCAGGTATTTCAGCGAGTCCCAATGGAGGGGCAGCCTCGAATTGGATGGGGGGCCACTGTTTACCCAGTTCAGCCATTTTATAGACCTGGTCTGCTGGTGGATGGGTGATGTGGCGGAAATAATAGCGGCCAGGGGGGGAAATTTCCTGCACTATGGCCTGATTGATTTTGAGGATACGGGAACAGTTGTGTTAGAAATGGAAAATGGTGCGCAGGGTACTATCCAATATTCCCTCAATACCTTCCAAAAGAATATGGAAGGTTCCATAACCTTATTCGGGGAAAAAGGTACCGTTAAAATTGGGGGAGCCTACCTCAATGAATTGACCTGGTTTGAAGTGGAAGGGCTGAACCAGCCGGAATTGGAATCCTCTCCCCTCCCCAACCAGTATGGTTTCTACCAGGGTTCTATGCAAAACCATTCCAAGGTATACGACTCGGTGATCCGCTCTATTGAGGGAAATGGTGCCGCCTATATGGATCCTGCTGAAGGGGTGCTATCCGTACAACTGATCGAAGAGATCTATTTTAAAATGCGCCGGTAA
- a CDS encoding DUF2490 domain-containing protein, which yields MDKNTERRLAFLFRATKTVLINGPIFLFVLINGPIFLFVLISLFFSAGVKAQRITEKHQLGWYALNLDYFPGKQWGLHVDLNNRREDLVKATVQNLLRLGVNFKPNEKIMFRVGYAFVENNPYGEYPINSFGKKFTEHRTYQMVFFYEHHGKLEVSHRIGLEQRWVGRYSSAELERQDEFNYVNRARYQIRLIYPLQKDTKKGRYPYLTAYNEVFLGFGGNIRENVFDQNRLGFLIGQKFSKQFRLEAGYMNLIQQLQREVNGNNVFQHNNNLTAVIYINI from the coding sequence TTGGATAAAAATACAGAAAGAAGGCTGGCCTTCTTATTTCGTGCTACCAAAACAGTACTGATCAATGGCCCGATATTCTTATTTGTACTGATCAATGGCCCGATATTTTTATTTGTACTGATCAGCCTGTTTTTCTCAGCTGGGGTAAAGGCCCAGCGAATAACAGAAAAGCATCAGTTGGGCTGGTATGCACTTAACCTGGATTACTTTCCAGGCAAACAATGGGGCTTGCATGTAGACCTGAATAACCGCAGGGAGGATCTGGTCAAGGCAACGGTACAAAACCTGTTGAGGTTGGGAGTTAATTTTAAGCCCAATGAAAAAATCATGTTCAGGGTAGGATATGCTTTTGTAGAGAATAATCCATATGGTGAGTACCCTATTAATTCGTTTGGAAAAAAGTTTACCGAGCACAGAACCTACCAGATGGTATTTTTTTATGAGCATCATGGAAAGCTTGAGGTAAGTCACAGGATAGGACTGGAACAACGATGGGTAGGAAGATATAGCAGCGCAGAGTTGGAACGACAGGATGAATTCAATTATGTTAACCGGGCCAGGTACCAGATAAGGCTGATTTACCCGCTTCAGAAAGACACTAAGAAGGGGCGCTATCCTTATCTCACCGCCTATAATGAAGTATTCCTTGGCTTTGGAGGAAATATCAGGGAGAATGTTTTTGACCAGAATAGGTTGGGATTCCTTATTGGGCAAAAATTCAGCAAGCAGTTCAGATTGGAAGCTGGCTATATGAACCTTATCCAACAGTTACAAAGGGAAGTGAATGGTAACAATGTTTTCCAACATAACAATAACCTTACAGCGGTCATTTATATTAATATTTGA
- a CDS encoding glycosyltransferase: MNKRVIFSVTNDLNHDQRMERICTSLANAGYRVTLVGVLHRSSNPLRDKPFRQQRLRVFFPSGKLFYLEYNLRLFFWLLFQPADLFCAIDLDTIMPNFWVSFLRRKQRVYDAHELFCEMKEVVSRPIIHKIWSAIESWYLPRFKYGYTVNQVIAEIFNKKYGVNYRVIRNSPVLIEEAFSIEKDNYLLYQGAVNEGRAFEVLIPAMQWIDTPLWICGDGNFMEQTRELVRKYGVEDKVVFKGRILPEQLRKITMRAKLGFTLFEKKGLNNYYSLANRFFDYFHAATPQVCVNYPVYARLNKEAPVAVLLDELSPEYLARTVKGLLNDASLYRQLQENCLRLRQELNWQKEQAILLDFYHQMD, from the coding sequence ATGAATAAAAGGGTAATTTTTTCGGTAACCAATGACCTCAACCACGACCAGCGGATGGAAAGGATATGTACCAGCCTGGCCAATGCAGGTTACCGCGTTACCCTGGTGGGCGTGCTGCATCGATCCTCCAATCCATTGCGGGATAAACCTTTCCGCCAGCAGAGACTGCGGGTCTTTTTCCCTTCTGGCAAACTATTCTACCTCGAATATAACCTTCGCCTGTTTTTCTGGCTCTTGTTCCAACCTGCTGACCTTTTCTGCGCAATTGACCTGGATACCATAATGCCGAATTTCTGGGTGTCCTTCCTGCGGCGTAAACAAAGGGTCTATGATGCCCATGAACTTTTTTGTGAGATGAAAGAAGTGGTCAGCAGGCCAATTATCCATAAAATATGGTCTGCTATTGAGTCCTGGTATTTACCGCGATTTAAATATGGATATACTGTAAATCAAGTAATTGCAGAGATATTCAATAAAAAATACGGCGTTAATTACAGGGTTATCCGGAATTCACCGGTACTTATAGAAGAGGCTTTCTCCATAGAAAAGGACAATTATCTTTTATACCAGGGTGCAGTTAATGAAGGAAGGGCTTTTGAAGTGTTGATCCCTGCCATGCAATGGATCGATACGCCCTTGTGGATCTGCGGCGACGGAAATTTTATGGAGCAGACCAGGGAATTGGTCAGGAAGTATGGCGTTGAGGACAAGGTAGTATTCAAAGGCAGGATCCTGCCAGAGCAACTCCGCAAGATCACGATGCGCGCAAAGCTGGGTTTCACCCTTTTCGAGAAAAAAGGTCTGAATAACTACTATTCCCTTGCCAACCGCTTCTTTGATTATTTCCATGCCGCCACTCCCCAGGTCTGTGTCAACTATCCTGTTTATGCCCGGTTAAACAAAGAAGCCCCTGTTGCTGTTCTTTTGGATGAGTTAAGCCCTGAGTACCTTGCCAGAACCGTAAAGGGGTTACTGAATGATGCTTCCCTATACAGGCAGTTGCAGGAAAATTGCCTCCGACTGAGGCAGGAACTTAACTGGCAAAAGGAGCAAGCTATCCTGCTTGACTTCTACCATCAAATGGATTAA
- a CDS encoding sulfate adenylyltransferase subunit 1 translates to MDILRIATAGSVDDGKSTLIGRLLYETNSITQDKLEAIEKASKRRGVDYTDLSLLTDGLIAEREQGITIDVAHIYFSTPNRKYIIADTPGHFEYTRNMITGASNAQVAIILIDARNGIVEQTHRHFYITQLLRIPYVVVCVNKMDLVNYSQDQFNAIREEFQQLFAKANFKDQVLQFIPASSLFGENIAHRGTQMEWYDGPSLLEYLEGIEWHSKENQWSARFPVQYVVRPKSEEWHDFRGFAGKLSSGVLKKGDRIIALPSMQESTIDKIYRFEEELEQAESGDSVVVTLDSEIDISRGDMIVKKEEVVEPLKEVTAKICWLDQSPLKVGKNYLLQHGSNRVKSKVTNLFSSINVIDYQTIEDVSEIGLNEIGFISVKTAKPIFAEPYAKNKRNGSFILIDEGTNNTVGVGFIS, encoded by the coding sequence ATGGATATTTTAAGAATTGCTACAGCAGGAAGTGTGGATGATGGAAAGAGCACCCTTATCGGGCGCCTTCTCTATGAGACCAATAGCATCACCCAGGATAAACTGGAAGCTATTGAGAAAGCAAGTAAGAGAAGGGGAGTGGATTATACTGACCTGTCCCTCCTTACCGATGGACTCATTGCAGAAAGGGAACAGGGGATCACCATTGATGTAGCGCATATCTACTTCTCTACCCCTAACCGGAAATATATCATTGCTGACACCCCGGGCCATTTTGAATACACCCGCAATATGATCACCGGTGCCAGTAATGCGCAGGTGGCCATCATCCTTATTGATGCGAGGAACGGAATAGTGGAACAGACCCACCGTCACTTCTACATCACCCAACTCCTTCGTATCCCTTATGTGGTGGTGTGTGTAAATAAAATGGACCTGGTGAACTATTCGCAGGACCAGTTCAATGCCATCAGGGAAGAGTTCCAGCAATTGTTTGCCAAAGCCAACTTCAAGGACCAGGTATTGCAGTTCATTCCTGCTTCCTCCCTGTTTGGTGAGAATATTGCCCACAGGGGCACCCAAATGGAGTGGTATGATGGCCCATCATTACTGGAATACCTCGAAGGGATCGAATGGCATAGCAAAGAAAACCAGTGGTCGGCTCGTTTCCCGGTACAGTATGTGGTCAGGCCAAAATCAGAGGAATGGCACGATTTCAGGGGCTTTGCCGGTAAACTCTCCAGTGGGGTCTTGAAGAAAGGTGACAGGATCATTGCGTTGCCATCCATGCAAGAGTCCACCATAGATAAGATCTACCGTTTTGAAGAGGAATTGGAACAGGCCGAATCAGGCGATAGTGTAGTGGTGACCCTGGACAGTGAGATAGATATCAGCAGGGGCGATATGATCGTTAAAAAGGAAGAAGTAGTAGAGCCGTTGAAGGAAGTAACAGCCAAGATCTGCTGGCTCGACCAGTCACCATTGAAAGTCGGCAAGAATTACCTGCTGCAACATGGTTCCAACAGGGTGAAATCCAAGGTTACCAACCTTTTCAGCAGTATAAACGTGATCGATTACCAAACCATTGAAGATGTTTCCGAGATCGGCCTGAATGAGATCGGTTTCATATCTGTGAAAACGGCCAAGCCAATCTTCGCAGAACCCTATGCTAAGAATAAGCGCAATGGTAGTTTCATCCTCATTGATGAGGGAACCAATAATACAGTGGGAGTTGGCTTCATCAGTTAA
- the prmA gene encoding 50S ribosomal protein L11 methyltransferase — translation MEYYQQVSITVSNTETREILVALLADAGYEGFVEEPGILKAFIAESAFDQQVLDQLVQPFAQAYELERIMQRNWNAEWESQFQPVAVGDFCAVRADFHEPIKGVRHDIIVTPKMSFGTGHHATTYMMLEAMQEEDFNEKKVLDFGTGTGVLAILAAKLGASTVKAIDNDSWSIENALENFERNSVNGQVDLEKADTITGEEQYDIILANINKNVIISQLDIICKHLRPNGVLIISGLLQSDTPDLQKAIALHGLSLLHSFERNSWICWKLGVKV, via the coding sequence ATGGAGTATTATCAGCAGGTGTCCATCACCGTTAGCAACACTGAAACCCGGGAGATCCTGGTGGCATTATTGGCAGATGCAGGATATGAAGGATTTGTGGAAGAGCCGGGTATCCTGAAGGCCTTTATTGCAGAATCCGCATTTGACCAGCAGGTACTTGATCAACTGGTTCAACCCTTTGCACAGGCCTATGAACTCGAAAGGATCATGCAACGCAACTGGAATGCGGAATGGGAATCCCAGTTCCAACCAGTGGCAGTGGGTGATTTTTGTGCCGTAAGGGCCGATTTCCATGAACCGATAAAGGGAGTGCGCCATGACATCATTGTTACCCCTAAAATGAGTTTTGGTACAGGACACCATGCCACTACCTACATGATGCTGGAAGCCATGCAAGAGGAGGATTTTAACGAAAAGAAAGTATTGGACTTTGGGACCGGCACCGGCGTATTGGCCATTCTTGCGGCCAAATTGGGAGCGTCCACTGTCAAGGCCATTGACAACGACAGTTGGAGTATAGAGAATGCATTGGAAAATTTTGAGCGTAACAGTGTGAATGGGCAGGTTGACCTGGAAAAGGCTGATACCATAACAGGGGAGGAACAATATGATATCATTCTGGCCAATATCAATAAGAATGTCATCATATCACAACTGGATATCATTTGTAAACATTTGCGCCCGAATGGAGTGCTCATCATCAGCGGATTGCTCCAATCTGACACACCAGACCTTCAAAAGGCAATAGCCCTGCATGGTTTATCGTTATTACATTCATTTGAACGAAATAGCTGGATTTGCTGGAAGCTTGGTGTTAAAGTGTAA
- a CDS encoding cell division ATP-binding protein FtsE encodes MAEKIIELRHANIYQGNNLILQEVNITINRGEFVYLVGKTGTGKSSLLKTLYGDIPLKEGEGTVVGFNLKEMDWKKVPFLRRNLGVVFQDFQLLTDRNVNENLKFVLKATGWKDEKLMDEKIADVLDKVGLKSKGFKMPFEMSGGEQQRVDIARALLNSPKLILADEPTGNLDPETSDEIMQLLFHISRDYGAAVVMATHDYIVINKYPARTLRTERGRVEDNASVNIQ; translated from the coding sequence ATGGCCGAAAAGATCATAGAGCTTAGGCATGCCAATATATACCAGGGAAATAACCTGATCCTCCAGGAAGTGAATATTACCATTAACAGGGGTGAATTCGTTTACCTGGTGGGTAAGACCGGAACCGGTAAATCCAGCCTGTTGAAGACACTGTACGGAGATATCCCCCTTAAGGAAGGAGAAGGAACCGTTGTAGGATTCAACCTTAAGGAGATGGATTGGAAAAAAGTTCCTTTCTTAAGAAGGAACCTCGGGGTCGTTTTCCAGGATTTCCAGTTGCTGACCGATCGTAATGTGAACGAGAACCTGAAATTCGTATTGAAAGCCACTGGCTGGAAAGATGAAAAGTTGATGGATGAAAAGATCGCAGATGTACTGGATAAAGTGGGCCTTAAATCCAAAGGCTTCAAAATGCCTTTTGAAATGAGTGGAGGTGAACAACAGCGTGTGGACATAGCAAGGGCATTACTGAACTCCCCCAAGCTGATCCTTGCCGATGAACCGACCGGTAACCTCGACCCGGAAACATCAGATGAGATCATGCAATTGCTGTTCCATATCAGCCGCGACTATGGCGCTGCCGTGGTAATGGCCACACACGATTATATTGTGATCAACAAATATCCTGCAAGGACCCTAAGGACGGAAAGGGGCAGGGTAGAAGATAATGCTAGTGTAAATATTCAATAA
- the pnp gene encoding polyribonucleotide nucleotidyltransferase, which produces MLSQPINVTFDIGGGRMVTIETGKLARQADGSVTVRQGNCILLATVCATKEPKEGQSFFPLTVDYQEKFASAGRIPGSFFKREGKLSDYEVLISRLIDRALRPLFPEDYFCDVQVLVTLVSSDPEVMPDSLACLAASAALAVSDIPIQEIISEVRVARVNGEMIINPFRSELANADMDFIIGATEKNIMMVEGESKECSEEDLIKAIEFAHDAIRMQVKAQAELRQLVGVTTKRDYPKPAQDEELRAKVTAFAKDKVYQVSKSALAKHQRSEQFEQIGTELMEYLKAEYKVEEGAELDASVKKLAKNYYADLQYYVVRDMILNDKVRLDGRGLDEVRPLAMEVDVLPSPHGAALFTRGETQSLTTVTLGTPLDELLVESAASSQYSKFILHYNFPPFSTGEVKPMRGPGRREVGHGNLAMRSLKQMMPGDDFPYTVRVVSDILESNGSSSMATVCAGSLALMDAGIPVPKHVSGVAMGLITKDGKFAVLTDILGDEDHLGDMDFKVTGTREGICGVQMDIKVDGLSMDIMRQALEQARRGRLHILEAMYAAINEARSDVKPHAPRMVKLFIDKEFIGAVIGPGGKVIQEIQRETTTTINIEEKNNMGEVSIFGTKKESVDRAVAWVKGITAVPTVGDTYEATVKSIQPYGAFVEFLPGKQGLLHISEVSWKRLETLDGVLKEGDVVKVKLTGTDPKSGKFKLSRKVLLPKPEGQGPRQGE; this is translated from the coding sequence ATGTTATCACAACCTATCAATGTAACATTCGACATAGGTGGAGGACGCATGGTTACCATTGAAACCGGTAAGCTTGCCCGCCAGGCCGATGGTTCGGTTACTGTTCGTCAGGGCAACTGTATCCTGCTGGCTACAGTTTGCGCCACTAAGGAACCCAAGGAAGGACAAAGCTTCTTCCCCCTGACCGTTGACTACCAGGAAAAATTTGCTTCCGCCGGCCGTATCCCCGGTTCTTTCTTCAAGCGTGAAGGAAAACTGAGCGACTACGAAGTGTTGATCAGCCGCCTGATCGACCGTGCGCTTCGCCCTTTGTTCCCTGAAGATTATTTCTGTGATGTACAGGTATTGGTTACGCTGGTCTCCAGCGATCCTGAAGTGATGCCTGACTCACTGGCCTGTCTTGCTGCTTCTGCAGCCCTGGCTGTTTCAGATATTCCCATCCAGGAGATCATTTCTGAAGTACGCGTTGCCCGCGTGAATGGCGAAATGATCATTAACCCTTTCCGTTCTGAACTGGCCAATGCCGATATGGATTTCATCATCGGTGCAACTGAGAAGAACATCATGATGGTGGAAGGTGAATCGAAGGAGTGCTCAGAAGAAGACCTGATCAAGGCCATTGAATTCGCCCATGATGCCATCCGCATGCAGGTAAAGGCGCAAGCCGAACTGCGTCAATTGGTTGGTGTTACTACCAAACGCGATTATCCTAAGCCTGCACAGGATGAGGAACTGCGTGCCAAGGTAACAGCCTTTGCAAAGGATAAGGTTTACCAGGTATCCAAGAGTGCACTGGCCAAGCACCAGCGCAGCGAGCAGTTTGAGCAGATCGGCACTGAACTGATGGAATACCTGAAGGCTGAATACAAAGTGGAAGAGGGTGCAGAGCTTGATGCCAGTGTCAAGAAGCTGGCCAAGAACTACTATGCGGACCTTCAGTACTATGTAGTTCGTGACATGATCCTGAATGACAAGGTTCGACTGGATGGCCGTGGACTGGACGAAGTTCGTCCCCTGGCTATGGAAGTGGATGTATTGCCTTCCCCACATGGAGCTGCTTTGTTCACCCGTGGTGAAACCCAGTCCCTGACTACGGTTACCCTGGGTACCCCATTGGATGAGCTGCTGGTGGAAAGTGCGGCAAGTTCACAATATTCAAAGTTTATCCTGCATTATAACTTCCCGCCATTCTCAACCGGTGAAGTGAAGCCAATGCGCGGCCCCGGCCGTCGTGAAGTGGGTCATGGCAACCTGGCCATGCGTTCACTCAAGCAAATGATGCCTGGCGATGATTTCCCTTACACCGTTCGCGTGGTAAGTGATATCCTGGAATCAAACGGTTCTTCCTCTATGGCAACCGTTTGTGCCGGCTCCCTGGCCTTGATGGATGCGGGTATCCCCGTTCCCAAACACGTTTCCGGTGTTGCAATGGGACTGATTACCAAGGATGGCAAGTTTGCCGTATTGACAGATATCCTGGGTGATGAAGACCACCTGGGTGATATGGACTTCAAAGTAACCGGTACCCGTGAAGGTATCTGTGGTGTACAGATGGATATCAAGGTAGATGGCCTTAGCATGGATATCATGCGCCAGGCCCTCGAGCAGGCCCGTCGCGGACGACTGCATATCCTTGAGGCCATGTATGCTGCCATCAATGAAGCCCGCAGCGATGTGAAACCTCATGCACCACGTATGGTGAAACTGTTCATCGATAAGGAATTCATCGGTGCAGTGATCGGACCAGGTGGTAAGGTGATCCAGGAGATCCAGCGTGAAACCACTACCACCATCAATATTGAAGAGAAGAACAATATGGGTGAAGTGAGCATCTTCGGTACCAAGAAGGAAAGCGTTGACCGTGCGGTTGCCTGGGTAAAGGGGATCACTGCTGTACCAACTGTTGGCGATACTTACGAAGCTACCGTAAAGTCTATCCAGCCTTATGGTGCTTTCGTGGAATTCCTCCCCGGCAAGCAGGGCTTGCTCCATATCTCTGAAGTAAGCTGGAAGCGTTTGGAAACGCTCGATGGCGTACTGAAAGAAGGAGATGTGGTGAAAGTTAAACTCACAGGAACAGATCCGAAGTCCGGTAAATTCAAACTGAGCCGTAAGGTTCTGTTGCCTAAGCCGGAAGGTCAGGGTCCCAGGCAGGGAGAATAA
- a CDS encoding TSUP family transporter — MLQTVNRNNLYPVFLKLDALNLLVVGGGEVGEEKLNSLLKSSPDATIKLVAIEIRDSIREMAVNHPGLTLVEKAFEPSDLEGYDLVIAATNDKDLNQQVKLAATDAGILANIADTPELCDFYLGSIVNKGDLKIAISTNGKSPTVAKRLKELLNEAIPQEMDQVLENMHTLRQRMNGNFAEKVKKLNEITGVLVADTHPRKVSAEYHWKKIASRLVWVFAIMVIGHIILSSTPLPPVGEIWANTKDYITAEFMVFVLAGFLAQLVDGLLGMGYGVTSATALITAGVNPVSVSAAIHTSEIFSAGVSGYSHYKFGNVNKKLFRHLVIPGVLGAILGAALLVLLGEHAGKWLMPVIALYAMFLGFKIFSRAFQLQMANGKIKRVGWLAWFGGFLDSFGGGGWGPIVTSTLISKGRHPRYTIGTVSLTEFFITLASATTFFVTAGVGHWPVVVGLLIGGTIAAPLAARLAGKLPAKTMMIGVGIIVMIWSIRLIIRSFM, encoded by the coding sequence ATGCTTCAAACAGTAAACAGAAATAATCTTTATCCGGTTTTCCTGAAGTTGGATGCCTTGAACCTGCTGGTAGTAGGGGGAGGAGAAGTTGGGGAAGAGAAGCTCAATTCCCTGCTCAAGTCTTCACCCGATGCAACCATTAAATTGGTGGCCATTGAGATCAGGGATTCCATCAGGGAGATGGCTGTTAACCATCCCGGTCTTACCCTGGTTGAAAAAGCATTTGAGCCTTCGGACCTGGAAGGCTATGACCTGGTAATAGCTGCCACTAATGATAAGGATCTGAACCAACAGGTGAAACTGGCGGCCACTGATGCAGGCATACTGGCGAATATTGCCGACACCCCTGAACTTTGTGATTTTTACCTTGGCAGCATTGTGAACAAGGGCGACCTGAAGATCGCGATCTCCACCAATGGTAAGTCACCAACCGTAGCCAAGAGGCTGAAAGAATTGCTCAATGAGGCCATTCCTCAGGAAATGGACCAGGTGCTGGAAAATATGCACACCCTGCGCCAGAGAATGAATGGGAATTTCGCGGAAAAGGTCAAAAAGCTGAATGAGATCACGGGTGTATTGGTTGCGGATACCCATCCCCGTAAGGTGAGTGCGGAATACCACTGGAAAAAGATCGCCAGCCGGCTGGTGTGGGTATTCGCCATAATGGTCATTGGCCACATCATTCTTTCTTCCACTCCTTTGCCACCGGTAGGGGAAATATGGGCCAATACAAAGGATTATATCACCGCCGAATTCATGGTATTCGTTCTGGCCGGATTCCTGGCACAGTTGGTAGATGGCTTATTAGGTATGGGCTATGGTGTTACTTCCGCTACTGCCCTGATCACAGCCGGCGTCAACCCGGTCTCGGTGAGTGCAGCCATCCATACCTCTGAGATCTTCTCAGCCGGCGTGAGCGGTTACAGCCATTACAAGTTCGGTAATGTAAACAAGAAATTATTCAGGCACCTGGTGATACCCGGTGTCCTGGGCGCCATATTGGGAGCGGCATTGCTAGTCCTGCTGGGTGAGCATGCAGGCAAATGGTTGATGCCTGTTATCGCATTGTATGCGATGTTCCTTGGTTTCAAAATATTCTCCAGGGCCTTCCAGCTGCAGATGGCCAATGGAAAGATCAAACGCGTAGGCTGGCTGGCCTGGTTTGGTGGTTTCCTTGACTCCTTTGGCGGCGGGGGCTGGGGCCCGATCGTAACCAGTACCCTCATCTCAAAAGGCAGGCATCCCCGTTACACGATCGGCACGGTAAGCCTGACTGAATTCTTTATCACCCTGGCCAGTGCAACCACCTTCTTCGTAACGGCCGGTGTTGGCCATTGGCCGGTTGTGGTAGGCCTGTTGATCGGCGGTACCATTGCAGCTCCGCTGGCCGCAAGGCTGGCAGGTAAATTACCGGCCAAGACCATGATGATTGGGGTGGGTATCATCGTTATGATCTGGAGTATCAGGTTGATCATTCGTTCATTCATGTAA
- the rpsO gene encoding 30S ribosomal protein S15: MPYLTKEKKATIFAEFGGNAANTGSIEGQIALLTERISSISKHLQANKKDFSTHRGLMQMVGKRKRLLTYMSKHNLQGYRQLIEKLGIRK; this comes from the coding sequence ATGCCTTACTTAACTAAAGAAAAAAAAGCCACAATTTTCGCAGAATTTGGTGGCAATGCTGCAAACACAGGTTCAATTGAAGGGCAGATCGCTTTATTGACTGAGCGTATCAGCTCAATCTCCAAGCACCTTCAGGCCAACAAGAAGGATTTTTCTACCCATCGCGGCCTGATGCAAATGGTAGGTAAGCGTAAGCGCCTGTTGACCTACATGAGCAAGCATAACCTGCAAGGTTATCGCCAACTGATCGAAAAACTCGGTATCAGAAAATAA
- a CDS encoding glycosyltransferase — MKRTLHIVAHDVPYPLDYGGVIDIFCTIKALHAEGFDIILHCFEYGRGQQPILNQFCKEVYYYQRREGHKGFSFQMPYIVASRSDCSLLERLAADDHPILLEGIHTSYLLHDERFRNRKVVVRLFNVESRYYHHLYKAERSFFKKAYYLNESRLLHQYEKQLASRATILSLSEQDTHYYKEAYAAKDVHTLPAFLPNDKVRSQEGIGTFCLYHGNLAVAENEKAALWLLEEVFRNMAIPFVIAGKDPSSRLERVAHVQSHTCLVANPDEKEMNDLIAKAQINILPSFNETGVKLKLLNALFNGRHVVVNQASVASTGFEPTCHIADTTAAMQRIIAQLYRLPFGEEEIRLRKKILEPLFDTSVNIRKLIEYLH; from the coding sequence TTGAAAAGAACGCTCCATATAGTAGCCCATGATGTGCCCTATCCTTTGGATTACGGTGGGGTCATTGATATTTTTTGCACCATTAAGGCCCTTCATGCGGAAGGATTTGACATTATCCTGCATTGCTTTGAGTATGGTCGGGGACAGCAACCCATACTGAACCAGTTTTGTAAGGAAGTTTATTATTACCAAAGAAGGGAAGGACATAAGGGATTTTCCTTCCAAATGCCTTACATAGTAGCGTCAAGGTCTGATTGCAGCCTGCTGGAAAGGCTGGCGGCTGATGACCATCCTATTTTGTTGGAAGGGATCCACACCAGTTATTTGTTGCATGATGAACGCTTCCGCAACAGGAAGGTGGTTGTACGTTTGTTCAATGTAGAAAGCAGGTATTACCACCATCTTTATAAAGCTGAAAGGTCCTTTTTTAAGAAAGCCTATTACCTGAATGAAAGCAGGTTATTACACCAATATGAAAAGCAACTGGCTTCAAGGGCCACTATCCTGAGCTTATCCGAGCAGGATACCCATTACTACAAAGAAGCATATGCAGCGAAGGATGTGCATACCCTGCCGGCGTTTCTTCCCAATGACAAGGTGAGATCGCAGGAAGGCATCGGTACTTTCTGCCTCTATCATGGCAACCTGGCTGTAGCCGAGAATGAAAAGGCTGCCTTATGGTTATTGGAAGAGGTCTTCAGGAATATGGCCATTCCTTTTGTAATAGCAGGAAAGGATCCCTCCTCCAGATTGGAAAGGGTTGCCCACGTGCAAAGCCATACCTGCCTGGTGGCCAATCCGGATGAAAAGGAAATGAACGACCTCATCGCAAAGGCCCAGATCAATATCCTTCCATCTTTCAATGAAACGGGAGTGAAACTGAAACTACTCAATGCTCTTTTCAACGGAAGACATGTTGTGGTCAACCAGGCATCTGTTGCATCTACCGGTTTTGAACCTACCTGCCATATAGCCGATACCACTGCTGCGATGCAGCGGATCATTGCCCAACTCTACCGGTTGCCTTTCGGGGAAGAAGAAATAAGGCTCCGGAAAAAGATCCTGGAGCCTCTATTCGATACATCCGTTAATATCAGGAAGCTTATTGAATATTTACACTAG